Below is a genomic region from Terriglobales bacterium.
TCACCTGGAGGTGCGCAACAGCTTGGCTGAGAAGCGCGTGACCGTTACTCCGGTTCTCCGCCAGTTCACCGGACGCGAGATTCTGCTTACCACCCGCACGCTGGAGGCGAATCAGGCACTTGAAATCGACGTGGAACAAGAGGTTGCGAAGGCAGCTCCGGAGCTCTCCCAGCGAGTCGGGGCCTATGGCTCCGTCTTGTTCAGGTTCAGCGGAACGCACACTCGTAACATCTACGCAGATTCGATGGTGTATATGCCCGGCCATCCTATTGCATTCCATTTCGATGCTCTCATGCAGGATGCGAACTTTGCTGCAGGTTCGCAGGAGAGCGTCTGGTGGCTCCCCACAGAAACCGCATCCGAGGTTCTAATCGTCACCAATACCGGCGACCGCCCTGTTCAGGGAGCAATCGAGCTCTACGGTCCTGACGGAACAGCCTCGCAGAGGAAGCTGGCGTTCGGGCCCGGCCAAACCGCGAAGCTCGACGTTCGCGAACTTCTTCGATCCGGCAACATCGAGGGTGCATTCGGTGGCTTGCGCCTCACCCTCGATGCCGACGGCGGCCTCATCCAGGTGGCCCACATCGTCTATGACGAGGCTACGGGCTATTCCGCGATCATAAAGCCCTTTGATCGTGGCGCGCCCACGGATATCGCGGGCCAGCAGTACGTGGCCGCCATGGTCGCCCTGGCTAACCCCGATCCCGCCCTGGCGCTGCCGGAGAAAACCGTGCTTAACCCCGAGCTTCTATTGCGCAACGCTTCGGCTGGAATTCGGGGCGTCACACTCAGCGCCAGTTGGCGAGAAGGTAACAAGTGGGGCGTTGCCGACCTCGGCCAGGTCCAGCTAGGGAGTAACGAAACCCGCAGCGTCGACTTGAGCACGTATCAGCAAGACGGGATCATCCCCGCCGGCGCCCATTGGGCGGCGGTCAGGCTCAACTATCGTGGCGCCCGGGGCGATCTGGTTGCCATCAGCGCCACCCACGACCCAGCCTTCCGATATGTTCTCCAGTCGCCGTTTACCGATGCGCTGAGTTTCTCCTGGAGAGGCAGTATGTGGAGCGTCGATTCCACCCACAACTCCTTGATTACCACCGGCAATGCCGGTGACAAGCCCGCCCGTGTCAAGGCCACGCTGCGCCACGCCCTCGGCTCCTACGAGCTCACCGAGCAGACCCTCCAGCCGGGCGAATCCATTTGGCTGAATGTCCGCCAACTGATTCAGAACCAGATTCCCGACCGCGAAGGCCGCACCATTCCTCTCAATACCACCAACGGCATCTACGAGTTCGACCAGGTGGACGACGACATGGTGGGCTTTCTCTATGAAGGCAAGCTGATCCTCGATTCCACCTACGGGCGCGCCACCTATGGCTGTGCAAACTGCTGCGGGTATGACGCCCTGGGCCTGGCGCCGAATCCGCTTGGGATTGCCGTCGGCTTCTCACGCCAAGACGAGATTTACGTCGAAAATGCCTGCACCGGTGCCATCACAACTCGCACAAGCTACGGGTTCAATTGGGCCACAGGCAACTCCACCATCGCCGGTATCAACTCCACGGGATTGGTGTCCGCCTTTACGTCCGGCCAAACCACCTCTGCTGCGAACATCAGCCTGCGCACGCCGGGCGTCCCATTCTGCCCGCAGCAGGTGCAACAGGTTTCCAATAATGTGGATGCGAAGTGTGCCGTGCCGACGAACTTCAGAAAAATCAGTTCATTCGGCTCACCGGATGGGAAGCTCACCATTACCTACGCGTGGGATTCGAGCACCGGCGTTTTGAGTGACCTGTCGAATTGTGTCATCTCTGAGATCGTGAACTATCCAACCTCAAACTCGACGTACATCTGGCCTGCACCAATGGTACAGTCCACTCCCAACCCAACTGTAGTCACTGGCCCGGGGTCTTCAGGCGGGTTTGCGGACGCACACATCCCACCAAGCTCGTTTGCTACACCATATTCCACGGCTTCATTTACTGCCAATCAGGTCTACCGGTACACCTGCTCTTGTGCGAACAATGGAAACCCTGTTGATATGGCCTCCTTTACAATTACTCGGTCAGTGAGCCAGAACGCAGATGGCACTTGGAGGTACACCATCACCAAGTCAAGCGGCGAATCGCACAGTCGAAGCCCGCTGCCTTAAGAGGATATCTTATGAACAACACGAAACGGCTCGCACTGTTAGTCTGTCTAGTCTTCCTGGTGCTCTGGCGCGCAACCGCACAGTCTCAAGACTCACAAGAGCAACCCTGCAGACTGATTGCCCAAGCATTGGAGGCAGCAAAGAAATTGAAGCCGGGTATGCTGCGGGCAGACATCGAGAAGGATTTTCAACTGGATGGAGGAGTCTCTTTCCGTACACAGGGAAGATACCTCTTTCGAAAGTGTCCCTACATCAAGATCGACGTCAACTTCGACCTTGAAGGGGCAACTGAGACACCCATCCTCTCCCCGAAAGATCGAATCGCTAGTGTTTCACGGCCTTACCTCGAATATCCGTTCGCCGACTGATGCCGCCCGTGCCCCACGTCTGCGTCATCTTTTCGGCGCAGACGTGGGAGTCGCACGTGACAACCACCCTCCCGACCGGGCATCCTACTGGTAGGCAGAGGCGGCCTTGACCGTGCCCAGAATCCCCAGTTGGTTTTGGTGCGCAATCGTTGCGCTCCTGACGGTCGTCGCGACCGCGCAGGCGCCTGCGCCCCCGCCCGCTCCCGCTACGCCGCCCGGACCCGCTACCGCGCTCTACCTCCGCCTGCGTTCTGTCGGCCTCGACGCCACCCATGTCTACAACGTGCGCGACGCCGTGCTCGACCGCGAGGGCGTGCAGTTCATCTTCGACGACGGCACCATCGCCTTCACCCAGGCCGTCGACGGTCACATTACCGGCGCTTTCTTCGAGGGCGACGGCGAGATGTTGCTCTCTCCGCCCGACCAGGTGGAGCGCGCTTCGCTGGCCCGCTTCACCGGCTCGCCCATCCTCACCGAGAAGTTTTCCAGCGCGTACCTGCGCTTCAGTGACGACGTCTTCCGCGAGCTTCAGCCCTACCTGTGGAAGGCGGAGGGCGCCGAGTTCGTCAGCCGCTGGGATGCCGTGGCCCGCACGCTGGCCGAGCCGGACGCGCTGCGCCTGCTGCTGAGCTACACCAACCAGCCGCCGCGCCCGCTCGACGGCGCTCCTGATGAGAGTCCGGAAGCAGCCTCCCGCATGCTCCACGCCCGCGTCACCGGCGAGACGCTGGGCACCTTCGAGGTGCGCATCGACGCGCTGCTGGGCGAGAGTGTCGCCGCCGGCCAGATCGCCTGGCGCGACGGTAATGCCTACTACGACCTCTGGACCTCGTTCCCCGGCCGCAGCCGGCGCACCGCCGCTACCGGCCGCGAGGTGGATTCCGGTTTTGCGCCCGAGGCCGAGCTGCGCGTTTCCGGCTATCGCATCCGCGCCGAAGTGAAACCGCCCACCCGTTTGGAGGCCGAAGCCGAGTTGGATATGGAAGTGAGCGGCGCCGGCCGCCGCCTGCTCGGTTTCGAGCTCTCCCGCTATCTGAGAGTGGAGTCGGTCACCGCCGACGGCCAGCCGCTGGAGCTCATCCAGAACGAAGCACTGCGCGGCACCGAGCTGGCGCGCCGCGGCAACGACCTGGTCGCGGTCGTCTTTCCCCAACCCATCCCGGTCGGGCGCAAGATTACCTTGCGCTTCCGTTACGGCGGCGACGTGCTCTCCGATGCCGGCGGCGGATTGCTTTACGTGGGCGCGCGTGGCACCTGGTTTCCCAACCGCGGCATGGCCATGGGCGACTTCGACCTCGAGTTTCGCTATCCGGAGGAGTGGACGCTGGTGGCTACCGGCCGGCGTGTCTCCATGGAAACCAAGGAAGGCTTCACGGTCTCGCGCTGGACCTCGGACCGGCCGATTCCGATGGCCGGATTCAATCTGGGGCGCTATGAGAGCGCGCGCGCCGAGATTTCCGGAACGGTAATCGAGACCTATGCCGCCCGCAGCGTAGAAGACGCCTTCCCGCGTTCCAGCATGTTGATCCGGCCGCCCGGCGGAGATCCGCGGCTCATCAACCTGCCTCGGGCCGCGGTGGCGGTGCCCGCCGCCCGTCCGCAGCCGGCGCGCAACGCCCAGCAACTCGCCGACCGGACCGCGCGCTCGGTCGAGTTCCTCTCCCGCCGCCTTGGGCCCTTCCCCTACCGGCAACTGTCCATCACCCAAATGCCGGGACGCAACAGCCAGGGCTGGCCCGGACTCATCTTCCTCTCCAGCTACTCTTTCCTCACGCCCGAGGAACGAAGCCGCGCCGGGTTGGGCGCTGTGGACGTCATCCGCCTGGGCGACGTTACGCCCGCCCACGAGACCGCGCACCAGTGGTGGGGCGACCTCATCCTGTGGCACACCTACCGCGACCAATGGGTGGTCGAGGCGGTTTGCAACTACCTCGCCCTTCTCGAACTCGAAGAGCAAAAGCCGGATGAGTTCCGCAAGCTGATGGATTCCTACCGCGATGAACTCCTGCAGAAATCCGCCGCCGGCGGTGGGCCTTACGCCGAGGCCGGACCGGTGACCCTGGGTCTGCGCCTCTCCTCTTCCAGGTTTCCCGACGGATACGACGTTGTGGCCTACGGTCGCGGCACCTGGCTCTTTCACATGCTCCGCCACCTGCTGCGGAATACCGCCGGCGGACGCGAAGCCGACGCTCTGTTCTTCCAGGTACTCCGCCGCCTGCGGGAGCGACACGAAGGCCGCGACCTCTCTACGGCCGACCTGCAGCAGGCCTTCGAGGAGGTTCTGCCGCCTGCGCTGCGCTTCGAAGGTCGATCCTCGTTGGGCTGGTTCTTCGAGGGCTGGGTGCGCGGCACCGCCGTGCCGCGCCTGGAGCTGGCTGATGTCCGCTTTGAGCGCCGCGGCTCGAAGACCTTCGCCACCGGCAAAATCGTGCAGAAGGACGCGCCGGACCAGCTCATTACCTCCGTGCCGATATATGCGCAAGCTGCCCGGGGTGCGCCCGTGTTCCTGGGCCGCGTTTTCGCCGACGGCACGGAGACCGAATTCCGCATCTCCGTTCCCGGCGCCGCCACCCGCCTGCTGCTTGACCCGAACTCCACCGTCCTCCGGCGGCCTTGAATCCCGCGACTCCTTCGCCGCACATTCCGCTATAATCGTGCAAGGTCGAATCGCCCGCCCGTGGTTTTCCTCTCCGGAGAGGTGGCCGAGTGGCTGAAGGCGGCGGTTTGCTAAACCGTTATAGGGGCCAAAACCTCTATCAAGGGTTCGAATCCCTTCCTCTCCGCCAGCGAGTCTGCTGTTTCGATTCTCTCCGTGAGTAGTCCTACAACACTCGCGAATTGGCGGGACTTTCGCGGTTTTCGATTCGAAACCGGACTGCGGAGAATCCGGGCGGAGGCTGAATCGCCGCCAAAATGCCCTGTTTTCTCCGAAGGCAGGCTTCGAAGTCCGGTTTCGCAAGAGGTGGAAATCTAGCAAAAAATTCGTGAGATTATCGCGTCGGCCAAGACTACTACTGAGGGTTCGAATTCATAGGGTTCTCTCTGAAAACCGGCTTCGAAACTGGTCTATCAAGAAGGCTGGGTTGGATGAAAGAACCCGATTTCCGAATCTGAAACAAATTGAGACGAGGGTATTCACACGGAATAAGTTGGGGTACATTGCGGCTGTTTGGCCTGGTGGGCACCTTGTAAGGGTGGGTCGGGGTCAATGCCAGGAACCACGCGCCCTCTGAGTCGGACTGTCAGTTGTGGTTTGGAAACCGACCCAGGGTTCAAGCTGGCTGGCAAGGTGATGTTGCGACAATCGCGATCTCCGAGGGCGTTCAGCCCGCGCCTGGTACGCGCACTCTCCATCCTTTGTTGTCTCTTGGTGCTCCCCTCGGCGGCTCAGACTAGTCGAGGAGCGGCCATGGGCACGGTCGTCGACCCCAGTGGAGCCGTCGTGCCCAACGCAGCGATTTCGTTTGTGAACAAGGCAACGAACGTTCGGCGAGAGACGGCCACAAATCATGTCGGCTTGTATCGCCTGGATGCCATGGACCCGGGAATCTACGATGCGACCGCCAAGGCTGCCGGCTTCAAGGTTGCCGTCCAGGCCGGGATCACGATTCAGGCAAACCGCATTGCGGCGGTAGACTTCGCACTCGAGTTGGGGCAGGGGAAGACCCGGGTGGAGGTATATGGGGATTCTCTCGCCGCTGTGCAAGCCAGTGACGCACTTCGAGGCGGGAACTTCCCATCGAAGCAAATCTTGGGACTGCCCCTGCCCGCTTCCGATACCAATGCCCTAGCCTTGCTGCTTCCCGGCACGCTGAATCCGAACACCGCGTCGCTGGCGAATGGCTTCAACGTTTCCGTCAATGGGCAAACGGCGCAAAACAACAATTTCATGATCGATGGAATGGAGAACAACGAAACCACGCAGGCCGGTCCTGCGTTTCTGGTCACCAACGCAGACGCCATCCAGGAGGTGGTGGTGCAAACCACGCAATTCGGCGCGGAGTTTGGCCGCGCGGGCGGCGCCGTGATCAATCACATCACGAAATCCGGCACCAACGAATTGCACGGAACTGCTGCGTGGTACTACAGGAGCAACGGGTTCGACGCCACGGATAACTCGGAGCGACTGGGCGCCTCCCCTTCCCAAGAAATCCCGCCACGCCTGGTGCGGAATATCCCCTCCTTCACTCTGGGAGGGCCGGTTGTGATTCCAGGCCTGTACGATGGCCGAGGCAGGACATTCTTCTTTGCCGGGGCGCAGTGGGATCGCAGCTACGCCCTGGCGCTCAGCGCCAACCTCGTCGTCCCGACCGACGCCGGCGTCGCAACACTGCAAGCCCTAGCAGGGTCTTGTCCCAATGCTGCGCTTTATCTTGACGTGCTCGGCGGCCTGAGGGGCGGCGGCAGCGTCTCCGATATCTCCGTCGCCATTCCTCCGAACACGTTTGCCGCCACGGGCTCATGCAACGGCACCGACCGGGCCGGCATGTCGGTGGAAGTGGGGACGGTTTCCCGCGCCGCTTCCCAAGCCACCTTGGACAGCAATCACGTGGTCCGGATCGATCACGCTCCTTCCGCGAAGCAAGCCATGAGCTTCCGATGGCTGTATGACGACGCTGCGCAGGCTCCGGCCTTCAACAACCTGGAGGGCTTCGACCGCGGATTCGCGGGCAAGCTCCTGTCGGCGCTTTTCGCCGACACCTATGCCTTCAGCTCTTCCTGGACCAACGAATTCCGCTTTTCCTATGGACGCATCGTCTTCGATTTTCCCGGCCTTGCCCCCGACGTCTTTCACGCCAATCTGGCCAATTACTCTATCCCGTCGGTCACCGGTTTCGGCCTGCGCCCCAACATTCCCCAGTTCCGTTTTACCAACAACTGGCAGTATCAGGACACCGTGTCTTGGGTGAAAGGAAGGCACCAGATCCGCTTCGGAGTGGATTTCCTGCGGCAGTTGGTGAAGCAGCGGCCGCCTTTCAACGAGAGGGGGACGTTCGTGTACCGGGCCAGCACGGCCGTGGCGGGCTTTCCCAGCAGTGGAGCTGTGACCGGGCTGGCCAACTTTATCGACGATTTCGGAGGCAGCGGCGGATCGCTTGCCCGCGTGTTCGGGAGTCCAGTCTTCTACCCCAACACCTTTCGGCACTCCTACTTTTTCCAGGACAACTGGCGGCTGCGTTCGGATTTCAACCTGAACCTGGGGCTGCGCTATGAGAACTTCGGCCAGCCTGCCAACGTCTTCCAGATCCCTGCCTTCACCGATTACAGTGCAACCGATTTCGCGACGCCGAACCAGGTGGCGCCCGACAACAACAATCTCGGTCCAGCGGTAGGCTTCGCGTGGAATCCGGCAATCCAGTGGCCGTTGTGGAGACGGATCTTCGGCGACAAGCGCTCGGTTTTGCGGGGAGGTTTCCAGGTAACTTACGAGACCTACTTCAACAACCTTCTCTCCAACATCGCGGGCACCGCGCCCAATACTCTCGGCGGTCAGATCAACTCCGTGCAGGGTACCGCAGCCAACCCGGTAAACCCGCGTGGATCGGCGAACTTCTCGGCGCAGTTTGCAAGCATCGCACCGGTACCGCTTACCCCTTTCACGCCGCAGGACAACCTCTTCGATCCCCACATGCGCAATCCCTACGTCCTGCACTGGTCTTTGGGTCTTGAACGGGAGATGGTTGGCAATGTCACTCTGGAAGTCGCCTACGTGGCTACGGCGGGGCGAGCCCTGTTTCGCACGCGGGATGTGAACCCGATCGTGGCGCCCGGCACTCCTCCCATTCGGTTCATGAACAGCGTTGGGCCGAGGACTATCCGGGACAATTCGGGCAGTAACATCTATCATTCTTTACAACTGATCGTTCGACGACGTTTCTCGCCTACCCCCGCAGGCAGCTTGCATCTGGAAGGGGCGTGGACCTGGTCACGGAACATCGACAACATCACGGAAGTGTTTCCCACCCTCTCTACCGGCAGCCAGTTTGAATCGCTTCCGACAGTGCTCGGGTTCAGCAACCGAGTCGACCGCGGGGTTTCGGACAACCATCGCCTACATCGCTTGGTCATCCACTACATCTGGGAAGTAAGGGGACCGCGGGCCGGGTTCTGGAGCACGATTGCCGGCGGCTGGGCGCTGGGTGGCGTGACCCAACTGGTTACGGGAGCTCCCTACACGATCCTGAACGGCACCGATCGCAATGGCGACGGCCAGGCGGGGCCGGACCGCCCGGATCTGGGCAATCCGGACGCTCCGTTTCGCAGCCGTGCGGTTCGGGTGAACCTCGCGACGTGTGCGACAGGGCTTTTCAATCCGGAAACGCAGACCTGCGTGACATCGATGGACGTGCACTGGGTCGAAGGAGCGGGGCTGCCGGGTCCGAACACGGCGCCCCGCAACAGCCTGTTCACCCCAGGAACCATCCAGTGGGATCTACTCGCCGTGAAGCGGTTTTCCGTGACCGAGTCGGTCCGCTTGGAGTATCGCGCCGAGACAATCAATCTCTTCAACCGTCAGAATTTCGGCGTGCCCCCCGGTCTGACGGTAAACGGCTCCACGGCGGATACCTTCCTCAATTCCGAGCGCTCCGAAGCACTGGGGCGCACGATTCGCATGGGCCTGAAACTGCACTTCTAGCCAGTTTTCGCGGGTGGCGGAAACTTCATTCTGGCCAGCAGGGTCTGAAAGCGGGGATCGGAGCGCAAGGGATCGAACCTCCGGTCCCAACGCAACAAGAGGAGCCAGCCATCCCGCTCGTCGTAAGCACGGTCGAGCCAGCGGAATGACTCGTCAGGGTCATTCAAAGCCGCATAGGCGATGGCAATGGCGCACTTGGAGACGTAGGTCCCACGGGGCGGGTGGCGCGCTTGGTTGAGCAGATCGATCGCCTGCTGCTTCTTTCCCATGACCGCAAACGCATAGGCCAGCAGGGGCTTTTCCCCGCCCGCGCCCCAGGCGGGAAACTGCTGAAATTCCGCCAGTGCCTCGTCCTGCTTTCCCTTGCTGAGGTGGAACAATCCCAGGTTCATTCGCGCGGCGAACAGGTTGGGGTTGATCGCAAGGGCATCGCGGAAGAGCGCCGCCGCTTTTTCGGGATCCACGGGCTCGTAGCGCCAGCCCAGATTCGTGATCATCAATGGAGACAGCGGATCGAGCTGTAAGGCGAATTGTGCTTCTGCAATGGCCTGCGGATGCCGTTCCACGGCGGACAGAAGTATGGAATAGTGAAAGTGGGCTGCCGCCGAACTTGGGTTCAGGTCGATGGCCTGGCGCATGCTCTGTTCGACCCCGTCCCAGTCCCAGTCTTCATAAAGCCGCGCCCAACCCAACGCCACATGTGCCTCGGCCAGATCCTCATCGAGCTCCAAGGCCCGTCGCGCCGCGTTCTTGGCTTTTGCGTAGAGGTCCATCGGGACTGAACGCC
It encodes:
- a CDS encoding carboxypeptidase regulatory-like domain-containing protein codes for the protein MGTVVDPSGAVVPNAAISFVNKATNVRRETATNHVGLYRLDAMDPGIYDATAKAAGFKVAVQAGITIQANRIAAVDFALELGQGKTRVEVYGDSLAAVQASDALRGGNFPSKQILGLPLPASDTNALALLLPGTLNPNTASLANGFNVSVNGQTAQNNNFMIDGMENNETTQAGPAFLVTNADAIQEVVVQTTQFGAEFGRAGGAVINHITKSGTNELHGTAAWYYRSNGFDATDNSERLGASPSQEIPPRLVRNIPSFTLGGPVVIPGLYDGRGRTFFFAGAQWDRSYALALSANLVVPTDAGVATLQALAGSCPNAALYLDVLGGLRGGGSVSDISVAIPPNTFAATGSCNGTDRAGMSVEVGTVSRAASQATLDSNHVVRIDHAPSAKQAMSFRWLYDDAAQAPAFNNLEGFDRGFAGKLLSALFADTYAFSSSWTNEFRFSYGRIVFDFPGLAPDVFHANLANYSIPSVTGFGLRPNIPQFRFTNNWQYQDTVSWVKGRHQIRFGVDFLRQLVKQRPPFNERGTFVYRASTAVAGFPSSGAVTGLANFIDDFGGSGGSLARVFGSPVFYPNTFRHSYFFQDNWRLRSDFNLNLGLRYENFGQPANVFQIPAFTDYSATDFATPNQVAPDNNNLGPAVGFAWNPAIQWPLWRRIFGDKRSVLRGGFQVTYETYFNNLLSNIAGTAPNTLGGQINSVQGTAANPVNPRGSANFSAQFASIAPVPLTPFTPQDNLFDPHMRNPYVLHWSLGLEREMVGNVTLEVAYVATAGRALFRTRDVNPIVAPGTPPIRFMNSVGPRTIRDNSGSNIYHSLQLIVRRRFSPTPAGSLHLEGAWTWSRNIDNITEVFPTLSTGSQFESLPTVLGFSNRVDRGVSDNHRLHRLVIHYIWEVRGPRAGFWSTIAGGWALGGVTQLVTGAPYTILNGTDRNGDGQAGPDRPDLGNPDAPFRSRAVRVNLATCATGLFNPETQTCVTSMDVHWVEGAGLPGPNTAPRNSLFTPGTIQWDLLAVKRFSVTESVRLEYRAETINLFNRQNFGVPPGLTVNGSTADTFLNSERSEALGRTIRMGLKLHF
- a CDS encoding M1 family aminopeptidase produces the protein MPRIPSWFWCAIVALLTVVATAQAPAPPPAPATPPGPATALYLRLRSVGLDATHVYNVRDAVLDREGVQFIFDDGTIAFTQAVDGHITGAFFEGDGEMLLSPPDQVERASLARFTGSPILTEKFSSAYLRFSDDVFRELQPYLWKAEGAEFVSRWDAVARTLAEPDALRLLLSYTNQPPRPLDGAPDESPEAASRMLHARVTGETLGTFEVRIDALLGESVAAGQIAWRDGNAYYDLWTSFPGRSRRTAATGREVDSGFAPEAELRVSGYRIRAEVKPPTRLEAEAELDMEVSGAGRRLLGFELSRYLRVESVTADGQPLELIQNEALRGTELARRGNDLVAVVFPQPIPVGRKITLRFRYGGDVLSDAGGGLLYVGARGTWFPNRGMAMGDFDLEFRYPEEWTLVATGRRVSMETKEGFTVSRWTSDRPIPMAGFNLGRYESARAEISGTVIETYAARSVEDAFPRSSMLIRPPGGDPRLINLPRAAVAVPAARPQPARNAQQLADRTARSVEFLSRRLGPFPYRQLSITQMPGRNSQGWPGLIFLSSYSFLTPEERSRAGLGAVDVIRLGDVTPAHETAHQWWGDLILWHTYRDQWVVEAVCNYLALLELEEQKPDEFRKLMDSYRDELLQKSAAGGGPYAEAGPVTLGLRLSSSRFPDGYDVVAYGRGTWLFHMLRHLLRNTAGGREADALFFQVLRRLRERHEGRDLSTADLQQAFEEVLPPALRFEGRSSLGWFFEGWVRGTAVPRLELADVRFERRGSKTFATGKIVQKDAPDQLITSVPIYAQAARGAPVFLGRVFADGTETEFRISVPGAATRLLLDPNSTVLRRP